A stretch of DNA from Lodderomyces elongisporus chromosome 4, complete sequence:
CcccttattttttttttacgcTTTGCTTTACTTCATCACCATCGCCATCCCCCATCTCCCTTacctcccccccccacaCACAAATACACGTAACTGGATGAGAGACAGAACTAGAAACAGTGATCCTGGATCACTCTCTGACCATTCGAGTAATACTCAACCTCCGggtcaacaacaacaacaacaacaacaacaacaacaacaacaacaaccacctTTTGTAGCGTATAGAGCTAAATTTCCTTCAACTGTTTCGCAAACCTCATCGCATGGTGCAGTCAGCTTTGAAGACTATGTCCACTATGCTGCACCCAAATCACTAAACATCAGATCCATCTTCCCTCCCTCGGCTGTCACTTTGGGAAGAAACGCATTTGACAGGTATGGCGACCTCATTTCTGATTTTGAAATCATATCATGCAATGGAGATAGGATACCAGTATCGATGCGGGTGTTGATTGACAGATGGGGCAAATACTTTGCACACATCTTGGCAAAAGGGTACGTGATAGCTGTAGACCAGTTTGAATCTGGTGCTACACCAACCCATTCCAATATCTTGCAGAATACCAAACGTACTCATCAACAAAGCCAAGAAGAACATGAATATGGACTTGGACGTGGAGATGGACACGAAGATAGACATGGAGATTTAAATGTAAATGTTAATGTAAATGCTCAAACCATTAAGGATGCCCCTCATTTCCGAATACCTTTCCAAACATCAAACGAAAACTTGAATATTGACTTTGCAGAGCAAAGAAGGGCAAAGTCCTCTACGTCCTCTGCGTCATCGGTATCAATTGATCCTCAGCAATTGGAGAAACAGGATCCATCTTTCatagcagcaacagcagcaaccacagcagcagcagccaccaacaccactacTGATACCATCACTACTGACACTACTGCTCCTGTTGCTAATGCTGCAACTAGtaataccaccaccactaccactagcTTCTCTTCTCCACCAGTGCTAGACAGCTTGATCAATACACAATTGAAAGATATTCCACCACAAAAACCATTGCCTAGAGAACAGCTCCCACCAGTACCGTCGGCTCCAACTTCATATAGGATGTCGTCCCCACGAGCATCGCTTTTGCACACACTATCTGTACTACGAAACATACCCGCGTCAAGGTCACCCAAAGGTTCACCATTTGCATCACCAAGAGCTTCCTtatctgcaccatctggcCCGGCACCAGGATCAAACACGGGCTCGTCACCATTGCATCACGACTTGAGTCTGTCTCTCCCCAATATGAGACCGAGTTTTAGCAGGTCTAACTCGGATTTGAAGCTCTCCTCGACGTCTACTGCAAGCACAAGAGGCGAAAGGTTGAGCCATGCAGATATTTCAAGTGGAGATGGTGGCAATTTCTACAGAGAGAGGAGTGACACATTGGATGAAGAAGGGGAGGTTTCGGACGAGGAGCCCCAGTTTGAAAACTATGCTATGGAACCATCTTTGATACCTAGGAAATTGTATATCCCATTTACAACGACGACAGTACGAGCATTTTGCGAGTTTTTGTATACTGGCCAGATTGGCAACCGGTGGCAAATAGCACCAACGCTCTTGGACAATTTCCTTATTGGCAAGTTCTACAAGGTGTCGACACTTTACGATCTTGTGAGGGACACGTTGGTGAATATCATTGGTAGGAAAGAGCAATACTATATGGAGATTAATGATGAGCGGATCAGTGCGCATTTGAAGTTTATATCTTCTATTGATGCCGGAGAGGTGGATTACGACTTGATGGAGAAGGTTTCAGATGTATGTGCAGCCGCCAATAATTTCGATGGTGCTAATACAGGCAATGGCaatggtagtggtggtagtggtggtggtggtggtggaagTAGCAATAACggtgataatgatgatgaaggaAGTAGTAGTGACGGTGGTAGTGATCGTAGTAGTGATGGCCACAAAGGTGGGTTTGGGTTGGAGTACCTTGATGCTGAGAGTTTAGCTGCACCCAAGATTGGACCACGTAATAGGCTGGTATTCGATAGACCCAAGTATGACTAcgatgaggatgaggaagaggaggCGGAGGATGGTGTTGCGAAACATAGTAAGCTCAATACAGTCACTGTTGAGGAGGCAGTTGACCCGGAATCTGCCGTGCCGCTGGATAGTATCATCGATGCAATTTACGAGTCCTGTGTGCTAGTTGGCGATATGAACTTGTTTTTGCGTTGTGCAAACTTGAAGATCATAAAGTCCTTGTTGCAATGAAAGCTTGGTGTAGTTTGAAAATTGCacgttttgtttttattttcatttacattttacatttttctaTATGTTGATTTGCTGGTTTGCTTGTTTGCTTGTTCTAGATAGTAGAACCTgattgttttgctttgttttgctttgctttgttttgttttgttttatctAGAGTTTGTTTAGTTGAGACAAAAGTATCTTCAATCTGAGAATGTTTGTTCCTTAGTATAGAGTCGAATTTTgcagtatatatatatatatatatatatttgggATGGTGTAAACATCAATTTAgagttttttcttcaatatgGGGCAATTCGCTTATGTATAATTGTTTGGAAGATGGGAATTAAAGGTACAATATGTATGGAGGTGTGTCACGTGTCTGcaactttgttttcttctccctctttctctctctaccctgttttttttggttctcaCACAGTTGAATGTGGTTCACGGTTGAAACTAAGGTAACATGGGTGCGATAGCTAGGTATGAGATGCAATTAAGACTAAACTAATACTTTACAATGCCATGTGTATTGGAAATCatgaaaaatgaacaaTAAACATGACAGAGTTGTGATGGTGTGCAATATGCAATGTTATTAAGCGTTTTCATGCTTGTGAATTGTTTGGTGTCTACTGCAATTTTATAAAACATTAAAATTGTTGTGCAGAAGTTTGGTCTAAATATGTGCTAAAAATGTGAAAAAAGGTAAGATATGAAATACCACCATAAAGATTAACAACGTATGAAAGAACTAACAATAACTATGAAAACATCAAAGGTAACGTATCACACTAGGACGAGAAACAAGTTAATCAGCCAGCTCTGTCAAATTTGGAAGACAGTACGCTATTAGCAGTACCTCAACCCGAGCAGATTACATACAAAAATtgcaataaaaaaaatgttggaACATTCTAAAGGGTACCATTTGAAACGCTGAAAGATGGGAAATATGAACCTGTTGTTTGTATAGTATGGAAAAATCGGTGTTGGGAGTTGAAGTAGTTTTCGAGTTAATGATTAGGATTGTATATGCTTCAGGCTATCACGTGAGCTGTTTTTCACATAGCCAGATCACGTGATGACAGTGTCgcaaatttgtttttacaAATATcggaaatagaaaaaaaagagagtaaGAGTTGGGGAGAGAAGAAGTCACAACGGAAAAAGTGGAAAAGTGTTTGGGATTACTAAGAGAAATGGAGATTATGCAAAAGTAATGAGAAAGACAGAAAAGGTCGGAGCATAAAGTTACTCTTCCAAGTTAGTTGAAGGTACGGGAAACCAATAGCCAGGTTTCAATATATAGCTAAGGTCACTTAGAAGAAGCTAAAAGAAGGTGAAGGTAAATTAATTGTATTGGAAGAGGAATATAAAAAGGAGTAGGAATATCCCATAAGTTCTACGAATTGAGGAATTGTAATTTTAGTAATTTTAGAAGTCAACGAATTTAATATACGAAAGACAACGATTTGTGTaacaagaaacaacttAATATGAATGCTAGGATtattcaacttcaacagGTTATGAGCAGCTCTGATCAGTGGTACCTGCAATAAGAAGATCATCAACATAAAGTGCAACAATGAACATTGAATGATCATCTATCTTGAAATACAAACAATTTTCCGCCCTATTTCTAATGAATCCTGAAATTCTCGACACTGTATCAACTCGTTGATTCCATGCTAATGGAGCTTGCTTCAAACCATATAGAGACTTATTCAACTTGCATACGAAGTCTGAACATTTTGAAATCTCATATCCTTCAGGTTGTTGCATATAAATCTCATCATCCAATGACGCATTTGGAAAGGCAGTGGTCACATCCATCTGATGTAAAaaccatttttcttttgagcAGCAATTGCCATCATAATCCTCAATGATTCATACCTAATGACCGGAGCAAAGGTTTTCTCATAGTCTATTCCTTTAACTTGACTAGGTACTCTGGCCACCAACCTTGCTTTGA
This window harbors:
- the MDS3 gene encoding mck1 dosage suppressor, encoding MRDRTRNSDPGSLSDHSSNTQPPGQQQQQQQQQQQQQQPPFVAYRAKFPSTVSQTSSHGAVSFEDYVHYAAPKSLNIRSIFPPSAVTLGRNAFDRYGDLISDFEIISCNGDRIPVSMRVLIDRWGKYFAHILAKGYVIAVDQFESGATPTHSNILQNTKRTHQQSQEEHEYGLGRGDGHEDRHGDLNVNVNVNAQTIKDAPHFRIPFQTSNENLNIDFAEQRRAKSSTSSASSVSIDPQQLEKQDPSFIAATAATTAAAATNTTTDTITTDTTAPVANAATSNTTTTTTSFSSPPVLDSLINTQLKDIPPQKPLPREQLPPVPSAPTSYRMSSPRASLLHTLSVLRNIPASRSPKGSPFASPRASLSAPSGPAPGSNTGSSPLHHDLSSSLPNMRPSFSRSNSDLKLSSTSTASTRGERLSHADISSGDGGNFYRERSDTLDEEGEVSDEEPQFENYAMEPSLIPRKLYIPFTTTTVRAFCEFLYTGQIGNRWQIAPTLLDNFLIGKFYKVSTLYDLVRDTLVNIIGRKEQYYMEINDERISAHLKFISSIDAGEVDYDLMEKVSDVCAAANNFDGANTGNGNGSGGSGGGGGGSSNNGDNDDEGSSSDGGSDRSSDGHKGGFGLEYLDAESLAAPKIGPRNRSVFDRPKYDYDEDEEEEAEDGVAKHSKLNTVTVEEAVDPESAVPSDSIIDAIYESCVLVGDMNLFLRCANLKIIKSLLQ